The genomic interval ATCATCCCAGGGAGAACTgttctgctccagctgcagcacccTCCCTTTCCAGCCCCGTGGGGTGCACCTAGGTCATCAGGCTGCAAcaggctgctgctcttgcaccGTGCTCGTTTCTGTTCTTGCACTGCCTGGCACTTCGGAGGTCCTAATGCAAGTGATTCCCTGAGTGTGATGCTCCTGCCTCTGGATCATGCTTTCTCCCGGAAGAAGGAGGGGGTTGTTTTGCCATTCGGGCTACCTGAAtgtccctcctcctctccagtgGGAACAGGGCCCCTTTGTAAGATGCTGCGAGAGTTCCTTTTGAGAGAGCATCAATAAACAAACCTTTCTTTATGATGTGTAAAGTTGGGAGGCACGGGGGGGAAGTGAAAGTGAGGGTCCGTATGCCTACCTGTCTGCAAGGCGTGGGTAAGAAACCGCTGCTATTCACAGCCCATCCTGAGGAGTCTCCCCCTCCCAACCTAGGACAGGTACCCAGCCTGAACGAAGGAGGTAGAGCAGGTCAGCTCTGCAAGGTGGCAGTCCCTTGAGTCCCTTGAGTACGAGGCAGACGCTCGCCTCTCGTCCCACGCCTTGTGTCTGGGATGATGGAAGGTTGCTAATTGTCCTGGAGCACCCCAAATACTTTTCTTAATGACTGATGTCACCTCCAGCTTGGGAGGGAATGTGCTGCCTTTCCAAGGAGTTTGATCAGCTCCAGACAATTTGGTTTTGCATAAAATAACTCAACAGAAGGGTGGAGTACTCCCTCTCATCCCTTGTCTGGGGCCATGGCAGGGGTGTTAGCTGGCCTGTGCCTCGCTGTCTGCggagcctgcagagctgcatctcccctctcctctgcaaGGGAGGGACAGCAAAGAGAGGGCTTTGTAAAGGAGAAGCCCTGTGTTTCTTATCTGGAACAAATGGCAAGAGACTCACCTTCTTCAGTTTCATGTTGTCCAGGTTGAGTGTCTGCAGGTAACGCCCGAAGGACTGGAAGGCATTGTCGGGGATGACCTCAATGGGGTTATGAGAAAGCTTCAGTTCCTCCAGCACTCTCAGCTTACTCATTGCGCTCACAGGATAGCTGCTCAGCTGGTTCTTGTCCAGGTGGAGGACAGCGAGGTTTTCTACATCCTCCAGGGCCCCAGGCAGGAGGTTGGTGAGGGAGTTGTCAGACAGGTAGAGCCAGCGCAGGTCTTTAGCCCCATTGAAGACCCCCGGTTTCAGCTCCTGGATTTTATTGCTGCCTAAGTGCAGGATGAAGAGGTTGACaagaggagagaggagcccTTTGGGTAGGTCTGGGATCTTGTTCTGGTCCAGGTACAGGTAGGTGAGCTCAGAGAGGTCATCGAAGGCTCCTGGCTTTATGACACTGATCTGGTTGTCAGTGAGATAGAGGTAGACCAGGCTCTTGAGCCCCCGGAAGGCTCCAGTTGAGATCTCCTTGATCCGTGAGCTCTGGAGGTGCAGAGACACCAGCTTTTTCATGTCACGGAAGCCGTTGGTTGGCAGGACCGGGAAGTTGTTCTTTTGCAGGTTGAGAAGCCGCGTTTGCTCGGGCACCTTGGGGATCTTCTGCAACCCCGCGTTGTCGCAGATGACGTGCTGCAGGTCTCCACCGTGACAGTGGCAGCTCGGGGGACATGCCTGCGTGATGGAGGCAAGACATGCCAGTAGGCTGAGGACACTGAGGAAGAAGCCTGACCGATTCATGGTCAGATCTGGAATTAGTGTGgtgggaagagaagcagcaggaggaggaggagggagatgggtgggagagagagaaactggGTTTGCAGCATGCTGAACACAGCCCTATTTATAAtgttattaaaaagcaaaatccctTCCCACAAACCGCAGGCAGCAGCCAGTTGGAAGCAACTGGCTTTGGGAACTCACTGTGAGCTTAACCCCTTGGCACCAGGCAGAGGAGTGTCCGTGGTCCTGCCTGGCCCCACTGCCGAAGCGACTGTGCTGAGGTAGTTTTCCTCTCTGCAACAGGGAGGCAAATGGTCAGGAAGAACAAACGCAGACCTGCTCTGTGGGGGACTTCTCTGGTCCCCGCTGAGCCAAGCGGGGCCCAGATTCATcagtggggggaaaaacaaCCTGTTTTGGTTCAATGGCATGGCAGGGAGCGCTGCTCTGCTCCACAGCCACCTCGTGCTGAAGCTTTGAGCAGGCTCCTGGGCTGTATTTAGCCTCAGCTGGTTTGGGGAGAAGCACCTTGTCCTGTTATCGGAGgaaggttttttggggggtctTGTCTTGCTGATTTCAAAGGAGTTTGCCCGAGGAGGGGAGAAGATGGGAGCGATACGGGGTCATGCCAAAGGCCAACAGCGCTGTAGTTGCTCTTGCAATGCAAAATTTTTGAAGACTTCCAGATCTAGACTGCACCTAAGAGTTGGCCAAGAAAGGGAGAGCAAAGACAGGCTTAATTTCTGCTGCGCCTTTTCCTACGAGCGGTTGAGTGTGACACATCCATGGTCATGGTCAGGAGACCtgtgtgagggttttttttctcagcccGTGGCACTGTGGAGCAGTGGCTGTTGCCTTCCAAGAAGAGATGGGGCAGTGGCACATGGGGCTCTGGGGAAGCAGCGGGGCATGGGCTGGTGGATATGAAATGCTAGACAATGGTGCCCTGCTGCGTGCCTGGCTCAGATGAGGTGGATGGCAATGCCTGCGGCTCTAGAGACAAAGCTCTGGGCAGTGGTAAAGGGATGGTGAGGTAGCAGAGTGAGGAAATCACTGCTGGAGCTGGGACTAGGGTCTGCCTTGGCTCCTGTCTTGGGGTAGCAATGGGAAAGGTGAATTAACAACACGGGATGTCCTTTGTTCTCTCGATAGAGAAGGCTAAAGCAAAGCGGTTAAAGCCCCAGCGCCTGCTTCTGTGAGTGTGAAGAGAGAGATCCAGGGGTTGTGGGGTGGGGTTTGGAAGTGGAACATTTTGAACTGATTTCCAGCCAGTTCCTGGCCGCAGCAAACAGCTGAGAGCCGAGCACATAACTGTGAGCTTGTTGAGATTTCTGCTCCTGAGGCTGGCTGCAGAGCCCCAGCGGAGCTTTTGCAGAGGCGAGACAGGCTCAAGAAAGGGAGGAAATCCAAGGGCTGACTTAGGACACAGACTGGCTTATTCACCGAGATTTCTGGGTTTTTCCATTGTTGCAATGAGGAATTAGCCAGCGCCGCCGAGCATGCTCCGGACGATGTTATGCAAACTGCCTGGCAGCCCGCGCTCCGGTCAGCAGCTGTCAGTCTGAACGGTGTTTTCATTGCATGACTaatttgggggagaaaaggggcTTCTGGGGTGGGAATGTAGGTTCCGGGGAGCCTGTGGGGCAGGTGGGGTTGGCCAAATGATGGTGTAATGTGGGCCCTCGGTGCAAACCAGGCCATGTCAGGCTTCCAATGTTTGTCAGCCCTGAGGTGCAACGTCCTGCTGTCAAGCAGCTGGGGCCTTGCCACTCGCCTCGGCACCAAGTGCTTCTCCTGCCTCATCTCCGGAGAGATGCTCTGACTGCAGGAGCTCCAGGCTCCTGCTGGAGGGACCTCCTGCAGGACTCACTACTGTACTTACTGTAGGACTTAAAAGTCTTATATCAAAACAATGGTATTTTTGCTTGTGCCTGATTCAGTAGGCACTGCGACGGTCATGCACGTGCTTTGATCTCTGGAGTAGCTCTTCGAGTGTCTCAGACAGGACCTTTGagacagcagaagagaaggtaGACAGAAGAACCctctgtgttttcctcctttgtctCTTCAGGTTGATCAGGACTGACAGTGCCCCTTAAGTGTGTGTTGCTCATAAAGCTCAGACAGGGAACTGGGTGAAtgattggaaaagaaaaaaattcctctaaAGCATCGTCTTTAGACGTCTTACTGATCGTCTTTAGATGAATCAGTATCCACtgattgatttgttttttttctctgagtagGTTCAACCACCTTAGTCTTACTTGTAATCATTTTCATGAACAATTCCTGCAGTTATGTACCAGCTATACTGCGCAAAAGCAACTGATGGGTGAGATTTAAAATCCAGCCTGTTTCTGCTGGACACTGAAGCTGGGCAGTGTATCTGTGTTCCCTCCCCAAGTCCAGCTTATGTCTGATACTTGGTTTTCCCATCCTCTTGCAAAAAATACCTGCTAACAGCTTACCGCTTCTGCAGCGATTTCTGCCAGTGTGGGTCAGATCAGAGCAAAAAGCTGGTGAGGGCCTTGCAAGCTTCATCCATAAATACATCCCACCCATGTGTATTTCTGGAACAAGACCGTTTTCAGAGGTTATACTGCCCAAACCTCAAACCATCTTctcatctttcttcctctgaggataaatttccctttcttctacCCTTTATCTCTTTGCTACTGAGACTGCAGGTTTTTGGGGACAGGGACCGTCTCCCTGCAGGGATGTGTGTGCTGTGCCTGGAGCAGGCAGGCTGCGGACAGGGGTAAGACCCATAGCTTCCTCGTGAAGATGCCGTGATGTAGCTGCCATGATGCTGGAGCAAGGTGGGAAGCTGTCCCTACCCCAAGGGCTCCCGCCAGCCCAGTGCCTGCAGCTGAGGTTAGGTGGATGCCGGGTTATTTTTGGTCCTGCGGTAGGgtggcagcagggcagagctACTGGGGGAAAGGTGTCTGCTTCTCAGCTCCATTTCTCCAGGCACAAATGTTGAATAAAAGGAAGTTCTTTCCCCTAATGTTTTTTGATTTCCATGCCTCGGTGAGCACATTCCTGTGGTGGGAGCTGGTTGGCATCTGCCGCAGCTGGCACCTCGCCCCCGGGCTCCTGGCTGTTTGTGTTTTGAGCTGCTCGCTGGCAGGGTCTGGTCTTCCCACACCGGGTTTTGCAGCCCTCGACTGGCCAGCAAACATCCAGCGATCCTCAAAAGCTTGCCTGGGTCCCGCTCGTGGGTGGCTCGCAGTCTGGCAGTGACAATGGCAGCAGTGTTGGTGTTCCCTCTGCTGCGGTGCGATACCGCAGCGAGTTGGGTCCCGTCCAGCCCCCTACCTCGCAGGTCCCCTGGGACCGGTGCTGCTAGGACATCGCAGAAGAGGCAGGATTATCCTGCCATCCTCTCTTTCTTAATTGATTAACAGTTCTGCAAACATTACCGATGCCTGGTAATTTGCAGATGCTGGactcccctcctctccttcgTGGAGGCATTGTGGGctaagcaaataaatacagtttttaaaacagtataaatATAGATTTGGGGTGTTTCTTTGGTGCTGCAGGTCAGAGCTGTTTTGATACAACATTGGAGATGGTCTTTTCCATGTTTAATCTTTGTTAGTACTGCCAATTCTGGTATATCGATACAGCTGCACGTGCGTTACGTTAAAATATTCCGTTGCTTGCCTAAGCCTGAGTCTGTAGCTTTTAAGGGGATCCAGATCTAGTTTTGTATGTCAGTGCACACTAGCAATCACCTTCTTGAAGTGGCACCAGTGTAGCTGGCCTTGGGGTCCAGGCTGGAGGCGAGGGCTCAGGCAGCTTGGGGGGGGTGCCCGGGGGTGCCCATGCCATTCCCCTTTGCAGCCCGCACAGCACCAGCCCTGGTGGGTGGGCAATGGGGAGCCCCAGAGGATCTCCTGGGTCCCATCCCTCCCGCTTCCAGGCTGTACCTGAGAAATCCCTGGCTTTCGGTGATGTGCAAGTAccccatcagcgacagtggcATCTGGGGCTCTGAGTTCAGACCCAAGTTATCGTTTCTATTTGACATGCTTGAAGGGTACCCTTCACTGTGGTGCGGGGACCCAGGCTGCTTGTTGAACTGGAGGAGGTGGTGATGGGTGCACCTCCGTCCTTCTGATGGTTTTCTTCCGCTGTTAGCACGGCCTCCACCCATTGATATGTTGCCAGTTTGGCTCCCCGTTGATGTCCACCCACCCTTTCCTTCTGTCTgatcccagcagctgctgcatgaTGCTCTTGGCCTCTCCTGTGAAGCTCACCCAGCCCttgctgcctctccccagccctgccgcgTCCACCTTGCAAGGCACCGGGCATCCCCCAGCAGCCCgctgctctgcccagggctgctgtCCTCTCTTTTTGCAGGCTCTGAAGAAGAGTGGCGCTTTCTTCCCTTGCAGAACACAACTGATCCACGCAAGACTTCTGATTTTTCCCAAATGCTCCCCAGCCGGGAGTCCCCCCTGTTCCCAAAATGGAAAATCGGCTCCACACGGTGACAACTTCCCTGCTTGCCCTTGGCCAAAGTGAGacctccccatcccatcccacctcGTTTTTGGGGAAGACCTGACGAGTAGGTGGTTTCAGTAGCTGCAGAAGCTATGGGAATGTGCTGTgagaacatttaaaatgcacCGTGGAAGCAACAAGGTCCTGGACTTCCAGCCATGTCTTTGGTGGGAGCTGAGCTCTCCAGATCCGTGGGGATGTTACCTTTGCCCCTAGGTTTTTGCCAAgtttccttctccagcagctttgAGCATCCAGGTACCCCCAAACCAGTGGTTTTCTACCTTTGCAAGACACTTTGTCTCTGCATATTTCCTctcactttttgcttttaattccaCCTTTCCTAAATAAATTGGCACCCAGTGCCAGGGAGGATGGAGTTAATTACATAGCAAAGACCTTTTATCAAGCTGTGGATAAACCAGTAGGTAACTGCACATGCCTTTGCTGGTCGCCACCAGGCAGTGCTTCTGAAATGCTGGCAGGACTGGGGAAATACTTGCAAGCCTCAAGCCTTCTGCTCAGCCTGGAAAGAAGAGAGGCATCTTTAACTCCAGACCGCGAGGAGCAGCTTGTCCTGACTGTACAATAACAGGAGGTTCATTTTCAGCGGCAGGCTTCTGGCCCGGGCAAGCTGGGTTGCCATTTTTGCAGTTGCCTCCTCCTGGGGCAAAGCCATTGCGTGCTACAACACAAAGACGGTGCTTTGGGCACCTGATATTTTGGGGAACTTTTTCAGGCCCATCCAAACTGGGACTGTCTGGCAGCTCTCCGGGTGGGGAGAAATGCCAACAGGGTGGCCACCCTTGGAGGTTTGTCCTACAAGACCTGCTTGTTTGTGTCCTGATGTTTTTGACACAAAGATGGTACTGTTGCtggggaaagaaatgaaatctcGGTGTGACATAGGCTGGACGTGatcagaagttgttttttgcagcagcaaagttGACCCAAAGGTTAGGGAATATTCCAATATAATTTGGGATAGTGGGACAGCTCCAAAGCAAGGAGGCGCTTGTCCCTAGAGGACAGCAAAATTCAGGGTGATCTTGGTAGTGAGCAGCTGAGTGAGGGAAGATTTGTTGCTCAGTTGAGAATGATTTTGAGCTGGCTGTGAAGGGGAGGGCTGGGGTTGACTTTGGTGGAGATATCTGAGGCAGACAACACGCTCAGCACGGGTTTAGGGATAATTAGATCCATCCGGCATCTTGCACTGAGAGGGGTTCAAAGGGCCTCTTAGAGGTCCCTTAGCACATCTCTTGGGTTGCCAGTCTGCTTTCTGTTGTTCATTATGCCCTCTTTGAAGTCTGAAATCCCTATTATTTCATGGTcaatttgcttcttttttccgAGGCCAATATTGTCTTCAGCGAAGCTCAATTTCTGTAGGTTTTAGTTTGGTGGTTCAAGCCCTGCCATCATCCTCCAGCGTGGCATAACCAGAGGGTGGTGACAAGGGGCATGAAGATCCTCCCTGAGCATCGTTCAGGTCCAGGGGGGTTTCTTCCAAGGACCTCatgccctcctgcagccctgacCTTCTGCTCCAGTCCCACCCAGTATAACCCCACTCGGGGTACTGGTGGTACTGAAACCAGCCTTTTCATCGcagcctttcagcagcagtagAATGCGGAGGGAAGTGGgtgtttttattgctgttgaaTGCTGGGGAAAACCGAGGCGCAGAGAGCTGATGCGACTCGTTCCAAGTTATGCAGTAAATAAGCGGCACGGTTGGGAAAAACCCAGGGTCTTAAGAGTCCCTGCTCTTCCCACCAGATCAGTCTGCCTCCCAAATGTTTACTAAAAAGACTGGAGTCTGattgtttttactttatttttaatttttagaaacttCCTTCTTCGGGCTGTTTTGCCTGTTCCACAGTGGCCAGTGTTTAAACAGCACTAGcaggaaatgtttttgaaatgtgttttaaaaaacacagttcTGCTAAGATGTTCTTTTTATTCCCGGTTTAGACAGAGGCTTTGGATTCACAAGAATGAATCTCTTGTCGGTAGGAGTAAGGTAGGCAGCAGTTTGTTTTGGAGCTGTCCTTGTCATGGCTGATTGCAGGACTGATCCGTGTGCTGGGCATTGGGGGGTCACTCGTGGTCCTCACGGTAAAAAAAGGCTTTACAGTCAATTATATTCTGTACTCTCTTAGCTCCTCGCAAAGCCAAGGGTCCGAGCTGGACTCCTTGCCTCTGAAAAGCTGTGCTTTGACACTAGATATAGCTCCAGTGGAAATTATGGAGCTGATGCAGAAATTATTGGGTGAGGTTTTCTGGACTGAATTATACCGGATGACAAGGCTAGATGATGCTAAGTGTCCCTTTGGGTCTTGAAAGCTATGAATCTTTGCGGATATCTCCAAGCCTAAATTGGTATATGGGGTTTTGTGGAAGCGTTGTTTCATCTCGTGCATCACGAGCTGCGGCTGGGCTGGGACGATGGAGCCGTGGAAGGATGCTCCACACGTCAGATGAGGGTCAGGAAGGACAGCAGCGCTGGTGTGAGGGCTTGCTCCAGCCACTGCCTCAGTCCTGGGCGTGCAGATGGGGAAAACGCTATCCCAAGAGAGAAATGCTATCTTGGAAAGGTCAGGAGCAACGTCCTGGTGTCTGGCTGCAGAGAGCGGTGCCAGTGCGGGCAGGccgggaggggaaggcagcGATCGGGCAGCAGACTGAAGGCTGGAGGTTCAGACCCGCGTTGCTCTCTGGGCTGAGTCGGAAAGCCCGTTACTTGAGGGTGTGAGGGTGTTTATGGGGACAAGCCGCTGGCCAAGGCGTGGACAGCCAGTGCTTGGGGTACACGGCAGGCTGCCAGGCATCTGGAGGAGCCTGGTGAGCCGCGGCACCCGCGGCATCGTCCTGCcagggagctgcctgctgctgtgtcCAATTAAACTGCTGGAGCGACCCGGAGAGGCAGAAAGGGTTGACTCAGGGCTTGGCTGGGATCCTGGGACCAACATTGCAATTCATCCaacagagtaaaacaaaaaaaacaaaggcgCTGGGATTTTTAATAAGTGTTTAAGATCTTGGATTTGTGTCTCGTCAGTCATTTGATCCAGCCACAGGACTCGTATTAGTGGGTGGGAGAGAAATTCTGTCTGAGCATTAGATGCTGTAGGTTTCCACCCCGGCTGGGAAGCTATCATTGCGTCTGGTAGGAGAAGCCTATTTACAGTCGCTCCCTCTGGGTTGCCAGGCTCCTAGCAGAGCAGTTTGCACCAGATGGTCCTTGCAGCATCCTGGAGACTATCTCCTCCAGATTCCTGGCTCAGAGGAGGCTCCCGCAAATCTCCATCTCGGATTCACGCTGACCCCGGTGTAGTCAAACAAGAGCATCAGCCGTTATGACAGACTGTGCCCAACGTGAGATCCTTCAGCAGCCCCGAGCAGCAGAAAGCGCCAAGTGCTCCCACCAGTATTATGTATAGGTCGTTCAGGATATGTGCATGTTTTTTCAGGATGCCTCTTCGTAGTCCTTTGCAAAGCCCCTCGTTAATTTTGGGTGCAGTGCCTGGAGTTTGGTGAGTGCCGTGCAGACGTGCCCTTGCAGCCAGCGATGGAGCCTCGGCATTTGCTCCAAAGGCACGACCCAGATCTGGGTGCCGAGGGTGTAGGAAGATGGTTGGTCCCTGTTGCAATTCGGTGGGTCAGAGCTGCTCACGTGTCAGCCTTTGAAGAtctggaggagaaaggaatgAACTGCATCGGCCTTTTCCCAGccgtgctctgccagcaaagCGGCTACCAGTGACATTAGTGGGTGGGAGAGAAACCCTGCCTGATGACATACGACATGCTGAGCGTGTTAGAGAGACCAGAGCAGTGCTCCAGCATGTCCCACCGCTGAAACACAGCTCCCAAGAGCTGGAGATGAAGCAGCAATTCCGGCGATGGTGCTCTCGGTGCAGCTCAGAGCTGcccggagcacctcctgcccagctcctgcgGTCTTGGCAGGCCACTGAGTTGGGCATAAAGAGCTGGAATTTTCCTCTGAGGAGAAGTGACCTTCAGCTGAGGTGACTCAGAGCCTGCCGTTGGGATTAGCGGTGAGGGAGGTTTAGCAGCGAGAAGCTTTTGTCCTGCTGTGAGGCTTTCGGTCTGTAAGTGCAGCTGCGCCGAGCATTGTGCAGCCTCGTGATGCCTTTAGGAGGGTTACAGGAGCTGATGTCTGCACAAAAGGATCTGGAGCAAGCAGCCGTGCTGCAGGACACGTGGTCCCCCACAGGAGCCCACTGCTGGCTCCAGGGTTTTTCCAAAGCAATGTCCGACGTGCTCTGAGCTGTAGGAGATGAACTCGGCACCTTGAGTAGATGGCTGCAGGGGCACCAAGGCAAGATCGGTGTCTGGCAGAGGTGGCAGGGAGTCAACTCGGAGAGACGCACGTTAAAAAAGAGGAGGGCAAACTCTGGGGTCCTCCAAGAAAAGAAGTTGAGGTGTCAAAAGCACAGGACACCCAGAGAGTCGTGGGTGGTGGGGGTCCAGAACACAGTGGTGGAAGCGAAGGCGGCCGTGGCAGGCAGGTGCAGTGCTGCTTTAGCTCCTGTCTCTCCAGGACTCTCTGGCAGAAGTGTCTGGAGAGCCCCATCCACGGGCCAGGAGAGCAGTGCTTGCCTGTGACCTGAGTGACTTGTGAGAACATCTTCCTCCCATCCCGATCTCCCCTGTGCTTGTCGCTGGCTTCGTCTCTCCCATGCCTGGAGCTGTGCAGTCCCCTTTTCCCTTGAGGCATGTGTCTCCTCTTGTGTTTGCAGGTTGCTTATGGGACCACGGAAAACAGCCCTGTCACCTTCATGGGATTCCCCAATGACAGTATTGCCAGAAAAACGGAGACAGTGGGATGCGTCTTTCCCCACACAGAGGTGACCATGACTCTCCCCACCTGCTCCAggtcctctgcctgcagcagaccTCAGCCCATCCTCCCTGTCTGGTGCTGGAGTCGGTGCATGCCATCACGTTTGGCTCAGACATCCCCTCCTAAGctcttcttcttttccactgCAGGCAAAAATCGAGGATCCAGAAACAGGGCAGTCTGTGCCTCTGAACACTCCCGGGGAGCTTCAGATCCGCGGCTACTGTGTCATGCTGGGTTACTGGGACGACCCAGCAAAGACGAGTGAAGTGGTCACTGCCGAGAGGTGGTATAAGACGGGGTGAGTCTGGAaacagccctgctcctcccgATCTGTCCTGCCCGGTGATGCTGGATGGGGACGGGTGTGTACAGGAGTGCCTTGGCTGTGATTTCCGAACTAGGGAAAACTGACCCAATTTAGCCCTCTGATCTGTCCGTGAAACTTCAGAACAGCTTTTAGCACAGAGCTCTTGGTGCCAAGTGCCCCTGGAGACGGGGATAGTCACTTCGCTACTGGTGCGATGGAGGGGCTATGGGGGTACACCGCAGGGGCAGGAATTGCCTCCCCCCCGAGCCCTGATCTTTGTGTGAACGTTGCCGATGGCAATGTCCAGCTGTAGCAGGAGCTCTTTGATCTCTTTCGTGTGTTCAGGTGGCATCTCAGCCGTTATCCTCCCGATACCTTGACCCGGCCTCCAGACCAGGCTGGGTAGGAGCATCAGCCATTCTTCCACCCAGCTGGGACACGACTAGGAGTGTGGTGTCGTTGCAGGGACCTTGCGAGCCTGGATGAACATGGCTACTGCAAAATTATAGGCCGTTGCAAGGACATGATTATTCGGGGAGGAGAGAACATCTATCCAGCAGAACTTGAGCAGTTTCTCCACACCCATCCCAAAGTTGAGGAGGTCCAGGTGAGCGGGAGGGAGGTGGGGTGAGTGAGCAGCGATGGTTCTTGTGGTGGGAAACCTGTACAGAAAGCTGCTGGGATGCTGCTCGGGACCTGGTTGTCTTCCCCTGTTTTCAGCATCAACTTTTGTGTAATATGGGTTGGCACGCAGGAAGGAGAGGCTCATGGCAGGCAGAGCTCCTGGCATGGGGCACATCAGTTCGGGCAATCCTCTCTTGCACCAGCAAAGCAACCATCTGCAAAGTAATGACTGTCATTCTTCTTCGGTTTTTAAACTGCCTGTTCACTTTCATAGCTCCCTCTGAAATGCTTACTTGGAAAGCAGTCTGAAAGGACAGTTTTTACTCATAATTAATTACTAAACTCCTAAATCCAAAAAGACTCCTCCAATGAGTCCTTGGAGGTGAGGAGTGAGACTTAGTTTCACCTCTTCACAAGACAGCAATGATTTGCAGCATCGAGCAGCTGCTCCCAATCTGCTGGGATTGTTCTCCTCCAGGTTTTGTGCCAGACAAGTTTCCCCATAAATAAACCAGTTATTTAGTCAGTGTTGTGCCTGTGCCAGGCTAGCATCTCTCCTTGGAACAGTCCCAGTGCAGATGGGTTGCAAACCAGCCTTGTTTATGTAGTTTCTAGGGCTTTATGTCACCGCTCTGGACTCAAAAGGATCGACGTGTCTCTAGGATTCTGAGATACCAGTTCAAGGCGGGGAATGACAGTAGGACTCTTGTGAAATAGTGTGAGCAGACTTTAGAGAGAGATCAGGCTTGAGAAGCCCATCTCCTGGTGTCACAGGCAGTGATCCACGAAGATCTGTGATTATAAGGGTTTCAAATAATCCTTTAATTCAACTTCATCCCTCTCCTGCTGTTCCGTCTGGAGATCCCAAAGCACTTGCAGCAGCCTCCCCAGTCTCCCTGTTAGTTCTGAAACCTGTTGCCCCATTTTTTGGGGAAGCAGAGGCACACAGAGGGACGATAGGTCCATGTTGAACCCATGATGAGCTGCTGTCTGGCTGCTCTGACTCAGCCCTCACTCCAGTGACTTAGCAAAATTGAAGGAAGGTGCTGGCATCTGGATGCCCAGCCTGCTCTGCCACTTTTCGTCTGGCAAAGGGTTGGGAAGTCCTTCCAGGAGGGCTCGACGTCGTGTAGAAAGCACCGGTGGGATGGTCAAGCAGCTCAAACTGCCTTTACGCAGCCCCACACCACAACTCCAGCATCCTGTGATATGGGTTCGTGCTGTGGGCCAGCACATTTACCctgtgggaggagaaggaagtcCACAGGGGTCACACCATCCATCTGTCCCAACCAGGTGGTCGGTGTGAAGGATTCGCGGATGGGAGAGGAGATCTGCGCCTGCATCCGAGTGAGGGCTGGGCAGGACTGCACCGAGGAAGAGATTAAAGCTTT from Aquila chrysaetos chrysaetos chromosome 5, bAquChr1.4, whole genome shotgun sequence carries:
- the CHAD gene encoding LOW QUALITY PROTEIN: chondroadherin (The sequence of the model RefSeq protein was modified relative to this genomic sequence to represent the inferred CDS: deleted 1 base in 1 codon), producing the protein MNRSGFFLSVLSLLACLASITQACPPSCHCHGGDLQHVICDNAGLQKIPKVPEQTRLLNLQKNNFPVLPTNGFRDMKKLVSLHLQSSRIKEISTGAFRGLKSLVYLYLTDNQISVIKPGAFDDLSELTYLYLDQNKIPDLPKGLLSPLVNLFILHLGSNKIQELKPGVFNGAKDLRWLYLSDNSLTNLLPGALEDVENLAVLHLDKNQLSSYPVSAMSKLRVLEELKLSHNPIEVIPDNAFQSFGRYLQTLNLDNMKLKKFADNAFAGVTMLKTAHLENNRLTQLPRNFPFDKMETLTLSRNAWHCNCQLAHLRKWLKGNRTRTDETCSTPAQYRGQSIRDTPALRTCKLPTKRSKKGSRH